One window from the genome of Chrysemys picta bellii isolate R12L10 chromosome 15, ASM1138683v2, whole genome shotgun sequence encodes:
- the ACAD10 gene encoding acyl-CoA dehydrogenase family member 10 isoform X4, giving the protein MGLRRFIQASYFQCARTSGILKHVRYKPPSLVQWRHSGSSVYKAVIFDMGGVLLPSPYRVAVEWEVRHRIPPGTIKQALISGGENRPWMRYMRGELTSAAFLQEFGQQCSEIANFSVPVDSFLSDLTSSQMSKQLPIMTEALECIRAEGLKTAVLSNNFYLHSGVSFLPLDRNQFDVLFILECCHLGLQNLSLNLVGRASRSAMDSSRGIDFKVIESCREGICKPDPRIYTLCLERLGVQPKESIFLDDIGQNLKAAAQLGIKTVKVDDPEAALKELETYLGFPLWGFVPQTRLVRPTMEIPKDPLQKYLEEVLGGRTTGPLILRQFSHGQSNPTYYIKFGDRHLVLRKKPPGNLLPTAHAVEREYRVLKALAEAGVPVPKVLALCEDSSIIGTPFYLMEYCTGHIYKDHSLPGLDPGQRRAIYTVMNKVLCKIHRVDLKAAGLEDYGKHGNYVQRQVQTWTKQYRATETHAIPAMERLIEWLPLHLPGNQKTTVVHGDFRLDNLIFHPEGPEVLAVLDWELSTLGDPISDVAYNCMAHYVPSHFDMLKGLKGCDVTQLGIPTAEEYFQMYCEHMGIPPIENWNFYMAFSFFRVAAILQGVYKRSLTGQASSATAESGGKQVELMANLAWDFATKEGFRVFKECPAAKPFARPYSTWTRNGAFSRRNYVTVAPSSPAHTSKAHLILSPDGLPGRAQDLYGKLRRFMEIHVYPAEQVLRDHQVSQSRWTPHPLIEELKDKAKAEGLWNLFLPVENDPEVKYGAGLTNQEFSHLCELMGTSLFAPEIFNCSAPDTGNMEVLVRYGTEEQKERWLQPLLDGKIRSCFAMTEPQVASSDATNIEASVVEEKGFYILNGHKWWISGALDPRCQLCVFMGKTDPEAQRHKQQSMLLVPMDTPGITVTRPLSVFGEEDPPAGHGEILFENVRVPKENILLGPGRGFEIAQGRLGPGRIHHCMRLIGYSERALALMKKRVTSRVAFGKPLAEQGTILEDIAKSRAEIEQVRLLVLKAALLMDTAGNKAFGAAGLSNDYPLAQFFAWARALRLADGPDEVHRTAVAKLELKR; this is encoded by the exons ATGGGCCTTAGGAGATTTATCCAAGCCTCTTATTTCCAATGTGCCAGAACATCAGGAATCCTAAAGCATGTACGATACAAACCTCCAAGTTTGGTACAGTGGAGGCATTCTGGTTCAAGTGTCTATAAAGCTGTAATCTTTGACATGGGGGGagttcttctcccttccccttaCCGGGTGGCTGTAG AATGGGAGGTGCGGCACCGTATTCCACCTGGCACTATCAAACAAGCCTTAATATCTGGAGGGGAGAACAGGCCCTGGATGAGGTACATGAGAGGGGAGCTGACATCAGCGGCGTTTTTGCAAGAATTTGGACAGCAGTGCTCTGAGATT GCAAACTTCTCTGTTCCAGTGGACTCCTTTCTCTCTGATCTAACCAGTAGTCAGATGTCAAAACAGCTCCCCATTATGACTGAAGCTTTAGAGTGTATCCGGGCAGAAGGTCTTAAGACAGCTGTTCTAAGCAATAACTTCTACCTTCACAGTGGGGTGAGCTTTTTGCCCCTAGACCGAAACCAGTTTGACGTG ttatttattttggaatgctgCCACCTTGGCCTCCAGAATCTAAGCTTAAATCTAGTTGGGAGAGCGTCTCGCTCTGCCATGGACTCATCAAGAGGGATCGATTTTAAA GTAATTGAATCTTGCCGGGAAGGGATATGCAAACCAGACCCTCGTATCTATACGTTATGCTTGGAGCGCTTGGGTGTTCAGCCAAAGGAATCCATCTTTCTTGATGATATTGGGCAGAACTTGAAAGCAGCCGCCCAGCTTGGCATTAAGACAGTGAAG GTTGATGACCCAGAAGCAGCTCTCAAAGAGTTAGAAACCTACTTGGGCTTCCCTTTGTGGGGATTTGTTCCACAAACTCGCTTAGTGAGACCAACAATGGAAATCCCAAAAGATCCCCTACAGAAGTACCTTGAAGAGGTCCTAGGTGGCCGGACAACAG GTCCTCTGATATTACGACAGTTCAGTCATGGACAATCGAACCCCACTTACTATATCAAGTTTGGGGATCGTCACTTAGTCCTGAGGAAGAAACCTCCTGGCAACCTACTTCCGACTGCTCATGCTGTGGAGAGGGAGTACAG GGTATTGAAGGCTCTTGCTGAGGCCGGAGTTCCTGTTCCTAAAGTGCTTGCACTCTGTGAAGATtcaag TATCATTGGCACCCCATTCTACCTGATGGAATACTGCACCGGCCACATCTACAAGGACCACTCTCTTCCTGGCCTAGACCCTGGCCAGCGGAGGGCTATTTACACGGTTATGAACAAAGTCCTCTGTAAAATCCATAGAGTAGACCTCAAAGCGGCTGGACTGGAGGATTATGGGAAGCATG GTAACTATGTTCAACGGCAAGTTCAAACCTGGACGAAGCAGTATCGAGCCACAGAAACCCACGCTATTCCTGCCATGGAGAGACTCATTGAGTGGCTCCCGTTGCATCTCCCAGGGAACCAGAAGACCACAGTTGTGCATGGAGATTTCAG GCTGGATAACCTGATTTTtcatccagaggggccagaagtCCTTGCTGTCCTCGACTGGGAACTTTCTACCTTAGGAGATCCCATCTCTGATGTGGCGTACAACTGCATGGCCCACTATGTGCCTTCTCACTTTGATATGTTGAAAG GTTTGAAGGGCTGTGATGTAACGCAGTTGGGAATTCCCACAGCAGAGGAGTATTTTCAGATGTATTGTGAGCACATGGGAATTCCACCCATTGAGAACTGGAATTTCTACATGGCCTTTTCCTTTTTCAGAGTGGCCGCCATCTTGCAGGGTGTGTACAAACGCTCGCTCACAG GTCAAGCAAGTTCAGCTACAGCTGAAAGTGGCGGAAAGCAGGTGGAGCTCATGGCCAACTTAGCgtgggactttgctacaaaaGAAGGATTTCGAGTGTTTAAAGAATGTCCAGCTGCAAAACCTTTCGCAAGACCTTACAGTACCTGGACCAGGAATGGGGCATTCTCCAGGAGAAACTATGTCACCGTGGCACCTTCCTCACCAGCTCACACTTCCAAAGCTCATCTTATTCTTTCTCCTGACGGCCTTCCCGGGAGAGCCCAGGATCTTTACGGCAAGCTGAGGAGATTCATGGAAATCCATGTCTATCCTGCTGAGCAGGTTCTGAGAGATCATCAGGTTTCACAGTCTAGATGGACTCCACATCCTCTTATAGAAGAGCTGAAG GACAAGGCAAAGGCTGAAGGACTGTGGAACCTTTTCTTACCTGTGGAGAATGATCCAGAAGTGAAATATGGAGCAGGCCTCACAAACCAAGAGTTTTCCCATTTGTGTGAGCTCATGGGAACATCACTGTTTGCACCTGAG ATATTCAACTGCTCTGCCCCTGACACTGGGAACATGGAGGTGCTGGTTCGCTATGGGACGGAAGAGCAGAAGGAACGCTGGCTGCAGCCTCTGTTGGACGGGAAGATACGCTCGTGCTTTGCTATGACTGAGCCGCAG GTTGCTTCATCTGATGCCACCAACATCGAAGCTTCAGTCGTAGAAGAAAAGGGTTTCTACATTCTAAATGGGCATAAATGGTGGATTTCAG GGGCCCTGGATCCTCGGTGCCAGCTCTGTGTGTTTATGGGGAAGACCGACCCTGAAGCCCAGCGCCACAAACAGCAGTCAATGCTCTTGGTTCCCATGGACACTCCGGGCATAACCGTCACCAGGCCTCTCAGTGTATTTGGCGAAGAAGATCCCCCAG CTGGCCATGGAGAGATCTTATTTGAAAATGTGCGAGTGCCCAAAGAAAATATACTGCTGGGACCTGGCCGAGGCTTTGAAATTGCACAAGGGAGACTAGGCCCCGGACGGATCCACCATTGCATGAGGCTCATTGGCTATTCCGAAAGGGCGCTGGCGCTCATGAAGAAGCGA GTGACGTCTCGTGTGGCCTTTGGGAAACCCCTAGCCGAACAGGGCACTATCCTGGAAGACATCGCCAAGTCCCGTGCTGAGATTGAGCAGGTCCGGCTTCTTGTCCTGAAGGCTGCCCTCCTCATGGATACAGCTGGCAACAAG GCCTTTGGAGCAGCAGGTCTCAGTAACGATTACCCACTGGCACAGTTCTTCGCCTGGGCGCGAGCCCTGCGTCTCGCCGATGGACCCGATGAAGTTCACAGGACAGCCGTCGCTAAATTGGAGCTGAAACGCTAG
- the ACAD10 gene encoding acyl-CoA dehydrogenase family member 10 isoform X5 codes for MGLRRFIQASYFQCARTSGILKHVRYKPPSLVQWRHSGSSVYKAVIFDMGGVLLPSPYRVAVEWEVRHRIPPGTIKQALISGGENRPWMRYMRGELTSAAFLQEFGQQCSEIANFSVPVDSFLSDLTSSQMSKQLPIMTEALECIRAEGLKTAVLSNNFYLHSGVIESCREGICKPDPRIYTLCLERLGVQPKESIFLDDIGQNLKAAAQLGIKTVKVDDPEAALKELETYLGFPLWGFVPQTRLVRPTMEIPKDPLQKYLEEVLGGRTTGPLILRQFSHGQSNPTYYIKFGDRHLVLRKKPPGNLLPTAHAVEREYRVLKALAEAGVPVPKVLALCEDSSIIGTPFYLMEYCTGHIYKDHSLPGLDPGQRRAIYTVMNKVLCKIHRVDLKAAGLEDYGKHGNYVQRQVQTWTKQYRATETHAIPAMERLIEWLPLHLPGNQKTTVVHGDFRLDNLIFHPEGPEVLAVLDWELSTLGDPISDVAYNCMAHYVPSHFDMLKGLKGCDVTQLGIPTAEEYFQMYCEHMGIPPIENWNFYMAFSFFRVAAILQGVYKRSLTGQASSATAESGGKQVELMANLAWDFATKEGFRVFKECPAAKPFARPYSTWTRNGAFSRRNYVTVAPSSPAHTSKAHLILSPDGLPGRAQDLYGKLRRFMEIHVYPAEQVLRDHQVSQSRWTPHPLIEELKDKAKAEGLWNLFLPVENDPEVKYGAGLTNQEFSHLCELMGTSLFAPEIFNCSAPDTGNMEVLVRYGTEEQKERWLQPLLDGKIRSCFAMTEPQVASSDATNIEASVVEEKGFYILNGHKWWISGALDPRCQLCVFMGKTDPEAQRHKQQSMLLVPMDTPGITVTRPLSVFGEEDPPAGHGEILFENVRVPKENILLGPGRGFEIAQGRLGPGRIHHCMRLIGYSERALALMKKRVTSRVAFGKPLAEQGTILEDIAKSRAEIEQVRLLVLKAALLMDTAGNKAFGAAGLSNDYPLAQFFAWARALRLADGPDEVHRTAVAKLELKR; via the exons ATGGGCCTTAGGAGATTTATCCAAGCCTCTTATTTCCAATGTGCCAGAACATCAGGAATCCTAAAGCATGTACGATACAAACCTCCAAGTTTGGTACAGTGGAGGCATTCTGGTTCAAGTGTCTATAAAGCTGTAATCTTTGACATGGGGGGagttcttctcccttccccttaCCGGGTGGCTGTAG AATGGGAGGTGCGGCACCGTATTCCACCTGGCACTATCAAACAAGCCTTAATATCTGGAGGGGAGAACAGGCCCTGGATGAGGTACATGAGAGGGGAGCTGACATCAGCGGCGTTTTTGCAAGAATTTGGACAGCAGTGCTCTGAGATT GCAAACTTCTCTGTTCCAGTGGACTCCTTTCTCTCTGATCTAACCAGTAGTCAGATGTCAAAACAGCTCCCCATTATGACTGAAGCTTTAGAGTGTATCCGGGCAGAAGGTCTTAAGACAGCTGTTCTAAGCAATAACTTCTACCTTCACAGTGGG GTAATTGAATCTTGCCGGGAAGGGATATGCAAACCAGACCCTCGTATCTATACGTTATGCTTGGAGCGCTTGGGTGTTCAGCCAAAGGAATCCATCTTTCTTGATGATATTGGGCAGAACTTGAAAGCAGCCGCCCAGCTTGGCATTAAGACAGTGAAG GTTGATGACCCAGAAGCAGCTCTCAAAGAGTTAGAAACCTACTTGGGCTTCCCTTTGTGGGGATTTGTTCCACAAACTCGCTTAGTGAGACCAACAATGGAAATCCCAAAAGATCCCCTACAGAAGTACCTTGAAGAGGTCCTAGGTGGCCGGACAACAG GTCCTCTGATATTACGACAGTTCAGTCATGGACAATCGAACCCCACTTACTATATCAAGTTTGGGGATCGTCACTTAGTCCTGAGGAAGAAACCTCCTGGCAACCTACTTCCGACTGCTCATGCTGTGGAGAGGGAGTACAG GGTATTGAAGGCTCTTGCTGAGGCCGGAGTTCCTGTTCCTAAAGTGCTTGCACTCTGTGAAGATtcaag TATCATTGGCACCCCATTCTACCTGATGGAATACTGCACCGGCCACATCTACAAGGACCACTCTCTTCCTGGCCTAGACCCTGGCCAGCGGAGGGCTATTTACACGGTTATGAACAAAGTCCTCTGTAAAATCCATAGAGTAGACCTCAAAGCGGCTGGACTGGAGGATTATGGGAAGCATG GTAACTATGTTCAACGGCAAGTTCAAACCTGGACGAAGCAGTATCGAGCCACAGAAACCCACGCTATTCCTGCCATGGAGAGACTCATTGAGTGGCTCCCGTTGCATCTCCCAGGGAACCAGAAGACCACAGTTGTGCATGGAGATTTCAG GCTGGATAACCTGATTTTtcatccagaggggccagaagtCCTTGCTGTCCTCGACTGGGAACTTTCTACCTTAGGAGATCCCATCTCTGATGTGGCGTACAACTGCATGGCCCACTATGTGCCTTCTCACTTTGATATGTTGAAAG GTTTGAAGGGCTGTGATGTAACGCAGTTGGGAATTCCCACAGCAGAGGAGTATTTTCAGATGTATTGTGAGCACATGGGAATTCCACCCATTGAGAACTGGAATTTCTACATGGCCTTTTCCTTTTTCAGAGTGGCCGCCATCTTGCAGGGTGTGTACAAACGCTCGCTCACAG GTCAAGCAAGTTCAGCTACAGCTGAAAGTGGCGGAAAGCAGGTGGAGCTCATGGCCAACTTAGCgtgggactttgctacaaaaGAAGGATTTCGAGTGTTTAAAGAATGTCCAGCTGCAAAACCTTTCGCAAGACCTTACAGTACCTGGACCAGGAATGGGGCATTCTCCAGGAGAAACTATGTCACCGTGGCACCTTCCTCACCAGCTCACACTTCCAAAGCTCATCTTATTCTTTCTCCTGACGGCCTTCCCGGGAGAGCCCAGGATCTTTACGGCAAGCTGAGGAGATTCATGGAAATCCATGTCTATCCTGCTGAGCAGGTTCTGAGAGATCATCAGGTTTCACAGTCTAGATGGACTCCACATCCTCTTATAGAAGAGCTGAAG GACAAGGCAAAGGCTGAAGGACTGTGGAACCTTTTCTTACCTGTGGAGAATGATCCAGAAGTGAAATATGGAGCAGGCCTCACAAACCAAGAGTTTTCCCATTTGTGTGAGCTCATGGGAACATCACTGTTTGCACCTGAG ATATTCAACTGCTCTGCCCCTGACACTGGGAACATGGAGGTGCTGGTTCGCTATGGGACGGAAGAGCAGAAGGAACGCTGGCTGCAGCCTCTGTTGGACGGGAAGATACGCTCGTGCTTTGCTATGACTGAGCCGCAG GTTGCTTCATCTGATGCCACCAACATCGAAGCTTCAGTCGTAGAAGAAAAGGGTTTCTACATTCTAAATGGGCATAAATGGTGGATTTCAG GGGCCCTGGATCCTCGGTGCCAGCTCTGTGTGTTTATGGGGAAGACCGACCCTGAAGCCCAGCGCCACAAACAGCAGTCAATGCTCTTGGTTCCCATGGACACTCCGGGCATAACCGTCACCAGGCCTCTCAGTGTATTTGGCGAAGAAGATCCCCCAG CTGGCCATGGAGAGATCTTATTTGAAAATGTGCGAGTGCCCAAAGAAAATATACTGCTGGGACCTGGCCGAGGCTTTGAAATTGCACAAGGGAGACTAGGCCCCGGACGGATCCACCATTGCATGAGGCTCATTGGCTATTCCGAAAGGGCGCTGGCGCTCATGAAGAAGCGA GTGACGTCTCGTGTGGCCTTTGGGAAACCCCTAGCCGAACAGGGCACTATCCTGGAAGACATCGCCAAGTCCCGTGCTGAGATTGAGCAGGTCCGGCTTCTTGTCCTGAAGGCTGCCCTCCTCATGGATACAGCTGGCAACAAG GCCTTTGGAGCAGCAGGTCTCAGTAACGATTACCCACTGGCACAGTTCTTCGCCTGGGCGCGAGCCCTGCGTCTCGCCGATGGACCCGATGAAGTTCACAGGACAGCCGTCGCTAAATTGGAGCTGAAACGCTAG
- the ACAD10 gene encoding acyl-CoA dehydrogenase family member 10 isoform X2, giving the protein MGLRRFIQASYFQCARTSGILKHVRYKPPSLVQWRHSGSSVYKAVIFDMGGVLLPSPYRVAVEWEVRHRIPPGTIKQALISGGENRPWMRYMRGELTSAAFLQEFGQQCSEIANFSVPVDSFLSDLTSSQMSKQLPIMTEALECIRAEGLKTAVLSNNFYLHSGVSFLPLDRNQFDVLFILECCHLGLQNLSLNLVGRASRSAMDSSRGIDFKVIESCREGICKPDPRIYTLCLERLGVQPKESIFLDDIGQNLKAAAQLGIKTVKVDDPEAALKELETYLGFPLWGFVPQTRLVRPTMEIPKDPLQKYLEEVLGGRTTGPLILRQFSHGQSNPTYYIKFGDRHLVLRKKPPGNLLPTAHAVEREYSIIGTPFYLMEYCTGHIYKDHSLPGLDPGQRRAIYTVMNKVLCKIHRVDLKAAGLEDYGKHGNYVQRQVQTWTKQYRATETHAIPAMERLIEWLPLHLPGNQKTTVVHGDFRLDNLIFHPEGPEVLAVLDWELSTLGDPISDVAYNCMAHYVPSHFDMLKGLKGCDVTQLGIPTAEEYFQMYCEHMGIPPIENWNFYMAFSFFRVAAILQGVYKRSLTGQASSATAESGGKQVELMANLAWDFATKEGFRVFKECPAAKPFARPYSTWTRNGAFSRRNYVTVAPSSPAHTSKAHLILSPDGLPGRAQDLYGKLRRFMEIHVYPAEQVLRDHQVSQSRWTPHPLIEELKDKAKAEGLWNLFLPVENDPEVKYGAGLTNQEFSHLCELMGTSLFAPEIFNCSAPDTGNMEVLVRYGTEEQKERWLQPLLDGKIRSCFAMTEPQVASSDATNIEASVVEEKGFYILNGHKWWISGALDPRCQLCVFMGKTDPEAQRHKQQSMLLVPMDTPGITVTRPLSVFGEEDPPAGHGEILFENVRVPKENILLGPGRGFEIAQGRLGPGRIHHCMRLIGYSERALALMKKRVTSRVAFGKPLAEQGTILEDIAKSRAEIEQVRLLVLKAALLMDTAGNKAAALEIAMIKMVAPLMALRVIDRAIQAFGAAGLSNDYPLAQFFAWARALRLADGPDEVHRTAVAKLELKR; this is encoded by the exons ATGGGCCTTAGGAGATTTATCCAAGCCTCTTATTTCCAATGTGCCAGAACATCAGGAATCCTAAAGCATGTACGATACAAACCTCCAAGTTTGGTACAGTGGAGGCATTCTGGTTCAAGTGTCTATAAAGCTGTAATCTTTGACATGGGGGGagttcttctcccttccccttaCCGGGTGGCTGTAG AATGGGAGGTGCGGCACCGTATTCCACCTGGCACTATCAAACAAGCCTTAATATCTGGAGGGGAGAACAGGCCCTGGATGAGGTACATGAGAGGGGAGCTGACATCAGCGGCGTTTTTGCAAGAATTTGGACAGCAGTGCTCTGAGATT GCAAACTTCTCTGTTCCAGTGGACTCCTTTCTCTCTGATCTAACCAGTAGTCAGATGTCAAAACAGCTCCCCATTATGACTGAAGCTTTAGAGTGTATCCGGGCAGAAGGTCTTAAGACAGCTGTTCTAAGCAATAACTTCTACCTTCACAGTGGGGTGAGCTTTTTGCCCCTAGACCGAAACCAGTTTGACGTG ttatttattttggaatgctgCCACCTTGGCCTCCAGAATCTAAGCTTAAATCTAGTTGGGAGAGCGTCTCGCTCTGCCATGGACTCATCAAGAGGGATCGATTTTAAA GTAATTGAATCTTGCCGGGAAGGGATATGCAAACCAGACCCTCGTATCTATACGTTATGCTTGGAGCGCTTGGGTGTTCAGCCAAAGGAATCCATCTTTCTTGATGATATTGGGCAGAACTTGAAAGCAGCCGCCCAGCTTGGCATTAAGACAGTGAAG GTTGATGACCCAGAAGCAGCTCTCAAAGAGTTAGAAACCTACTTGGGCTTCCCTTTGTGGGGATTTGTTCCACAAACTCGCTTAGTGAGACCAACAATGGAAATCCCAAAAGATCCCCTACAGAAGTACCTTGAAGAGGTCCTAGGTGGCCGGACAACAG GTCCTCTGATATTACGACAGTTCAGTCATGGACAATCGAACCCCACTTACTATATCAAGTTTGGGGATCGTCACTTAGTCCTGAGGAAGAAACCTCCTGGCAACCTACTTCCGACTGCTCATGCTGTGGAGAGGGAGTACAG TATCATTGGCACCCCATTCTACCTGATGGAATACTGCACCGGCCACATCTACAAGGACCACTCTCTTCCTGGCCTAGACCCTGGCCAGCGGAGGGCTATTTACACGGTTATGAACAAAGTCCTCTGTAAAATCCATAGAGTAGACCTCAAAGCGGCTGGACTGGAGGATTATGGGAAGCATG GTAACTATGTTCAACGGCAAGTTCAAACCTGGACGAAGCAGTATCGAGCCACAGAAACCCACGCTATTCCTGCCATGGAGAGACTCATTGAGTGGCTCCCGTTGCATCTCCCAGGGAACCAGAAGACCACAGTTGTGCATGGAGATTTCAG GCTGGATAACCTGATTTTtcatccagaggggccagaagtCCTTGCTGTCCTCGACTGGGAACTTTCTACCTTAGGAGATCCCATCTCTGATGTGGCGTACAACTGCATGGCCCACTATGTGCCTTCTCACTTTGATATGTTGAAAG GTTTGAAGGGCTGTGATGTAACGCAGTTGGGAATTCCCACAGCAGAGGAGTATTTTCAGATGTATTGTGAGCACATGGGAATTCCACCCATTGAGAACTGGAATTTCTACATGGCCTTTTCCTTTTTCAGAGTGGCCGCCATCTTGCAGGGTGTGTACAAACGCTCGCTCACAG GTCAAGCAAGTTCAGCTACAGCTGAAAGTGGCGGAAAGCAGGTGGAGCTCATGGCCAACTTAGCgtgggactttgctacaaaaGAAGGATTTCGAGTGTTTAAAGAATGTCCAGCTGCAAAACCTTTCGCAAGACCTTACAGTACCTGGACCAGGAATGGGGCATTCTCCAGGAGAAACTATGTCACCGTGGCACCTTCCTCACCAGCTCACACTTCCAAAGCTCATCTTATTCTTTCTCCTGACGGCCTTCCCGGGAGAGCCCAGGATCTTTACGGCAAGCTGAGGAGATTCATGGAAATCCATGTCTATCCTGCTGAGCAGGTTCTGAGAGATCATCAGGTTTCACAGTCTAGATGGACTCCACATCCTCTTATAGAAGAGCTGAAG GACAAGGCAAAGGCTGAAGGACTGTGGAACCTTTTCTTACCTGTGGAGAATGATCCAGAAGTGAAATATGGAGCAGGCCTCACAAACCAAGAGTTTTCCCATTTGTGTGAGCTCATGGGAACATCACTGTTTGCACCTGAG ATATTCAACTGCTCTGCCCCTGACACTGGGAACATGGAGGTGCTGGTTCGCTATGGGACGGAAGAGCAGAAGGAACGCTGGCTGCAGCCTCTGTTGGACGGGAAGATACGCTCGTGCTTTGCTATGACTGAGCCGCAG GTTGCTTCATCTGATGCCACCAACATCGAAGCTTCAGTCGTAGAAGAAAAGGGTTTCTACATTCTAAATGGGCATAAATGGTGGATTTCAG GGGCCCTGGATCCTCGGTGCCAGCTCTGTGTGTTTATGGGGAAGACCGACCCTGAAGCCCAGCGCCACAAACAGCAGTCAATGCTCTTGGTTCCCATGGACACTCCGGGCATAACCGTCACCAGGCCTCTCAGTGTATTTGGCGAAGAAGATCCCCCAG CTGGCCATGGAGAGATCTTATTTGAAAATGTGCGAGTGCCCAAAGAAAATATACTGCTGGGACCTGGCCGAGGCTTTGAAATTGCACAAGGGAGACTAGGCCCCGGACGGATCCACCATTGCATGAGGCTCATTGGCTATTCCGAAAGGGCGCTGGCGCTCATGAAGAAGCGA GTGACGTCTCGTGTGGCCTTTGGGAAACCCCTAGCCGAACAGGGCACTATCCTGGAAGACATCGCCAAGTCCCGTGCTGAGATTGAGCAGGTCCGGCTTCTTGTCCTGAAGGCTGCCCTCCTCATGGATACAGCTGGCAACAAG GCAGCTGCTCTAGAGATCGCCATGATCAAAATGGTGGCTCCATTGATGGCTCTGCGGGTCATTGATCGTGCTATCCAG GCCTTTGGAGCAGCAGGTCTCAGTAACGATTACCCACTGGCACAGTTCTTCGCCTGGGCGCGAGCCCTGCGTCTCGCCGATGGACCCGATGAAGTTCACAGGACAGCCGTCGCTAAATTGGAGCTGAAACGCTAG